One genomic segment of Rhizorhabdus phycosphaerae includes these proteins:
- a CDS encoding amidohydrolase family protein: MRRSIALATALLLAATAPQAMAAAPQVTMIHAGALLAEPGKAPRGPSTIVIRDGKIAEVRNGYAEALPGATLVDLKDRFVMPGLIDMHVHLWGIGGDPMRARMGALNRDEADDMLNAIGNARTTLEAGFTTVRDLGGNARGMRAMREGVERGDIAGPTIINAGAPISVSGGHGDRTNGLAETFAEAVHQHATNTCDGPDDCRRAVREQVALGAQAIKYMSTGGVLSNVSGGLGRAMTDEEMKAIIDTAHGLGRKVATHSHAAAGTKAAIAAGVDTVDHGTFLDDETIKAFKANGTWLVPTMIAPVTAVEQARAGALPPAVIPKAEEAAAAAFANHSKAIAAGVKVAFGTDSGVSRHGLNAREFTLLVKAGMTPAAALKAATVNAAEALGRSASIGTIEPGKDADIIALAGSPLEDVARMETVDFVMRHGVVHKLGGARAVFPPAS, encoded by the coding sequence ATGCGCCGATCCATCGCTCTCGCCACCGCCCTGCTTCTTGCCGCCACAGCGCCACAGGCCATGGCCGCCGCCCCGCAGGTGACCATGATCCATGCCGGGGCGCTGCTGGCCGAGCCCGGCAAGGCCCCGCGCGGGCCGAGCACCATCGTCATCCGCGACGGCAAGATCGCCGAGGTCCGCAATGGCTATGCCGAAGCGCTGCCCGGCGCGACGCTGGTCGATCTGAAGGACCGCTTCGTTATGCCGGGCCTGATCGACATGCACGTTCACCTGTGGGGCATCGGCGGCGATCCGATGCGCGCACGGATGGGAGCGCTCAACCGCGACGAGGCCGACGACATGCTGAACGCGATCGGCAATGCGCGCACGACGCTCGAGGCGGGCTTCACCACCGTCCGCGACCTCGGCGGCAATGCGCGCGGCATGCGCGCGATGCGCGAGGGCGTCGAGCGCGGAGACATCGCGGGCCCGACGATCATCAATGCCGGCGCGCCGATCTCGGTATCGGGCGGCCATGGCGACCGCACCAACGGTCTAGCCGAAACCTTCGCCGAGGCGGTGCACCAGCATGCGACCAACACCTGCGACGGCCCCGACGATTGCCGCCGCGCGGTGCGCGAGCAGGTCGCGCTCGGCGCACAGGCGATCAAGTACATGTCCACCGGCGGCGTCCTTTCGAACGTGTCTGGCGGCCTCGGCCGGGCGATGACCGACGAGGAGATGAAGGCGATCATCGACACCGCCCATGGTCTCGGCCGCAAGGTCGCGACCCACAGCCACGCGGCAGCGGGCACCAAGGCGGCGATCGCCGCCGGCGTCGACACGGTCGATCATGGCACCTTCCTCGATGACGAGACGATCAAGGCGTTCAAGGCCAACGGCACCTGGCTGGTCCCGACGATGATCGCGCCCGTAACGGCGGTGGAGCAGGCGCGTGCCGGTGCCCTTCCGCCAGCCGTCATCCCGAAGGCAGAAGAAGCGGCAGCGGCGGCCTTTGCCAACCATTCCAAGGCGATTGCGGCGGGCGTGAAGGTCGCATTCGGCACCGATAGCGGCGTCTCGCGCCACGGCCTCAACGCGCGCGAGTTCACCCTGCTCGTCAAGGCCGGCATGACCCCGGCCGCCGCGCTGAAGGCCGCAACGGTCAACGCCGCCGAGGCGCTGGGCCGCAGCGCGTCGATCGGCACGATCGAACCGGGCAAGGACGCCGATATCATCGCCCTCGCCGGCAGCCCGCTGGAGGACGTTGCCCGGATGGAGACGGTCGACTTCGTGATGCGCCACGGCGTGGTCCACAAGCTGGGCGGCGCGCGCGCGGTCTTCCCGCCCGCGAGCTGA
- a CDS encoding DUF1905 domain-containing protein, producing MPPAERFDIEARIWCWQPNRKGGGWHFITIDGQTAAEMRYAALGRIGGFGSIRVEARIGQTCWQTSVFPHKESGGFILPVKADVRKREGLSEGDAVTVSLSV from the coding sequence ATGCCGCCCGCCGAACGGTTCGACATCGAGGCAAGGATCTGGTGCTGGCAGCCGAACCGCAAGGGCGGCGGCTGGCACTTCATCACCATCGACGGGCAGACTGCGGCCGAGATGCGCTATGCGGCGCTCGGCCGCATCGGCGGCTTCGGCTCGATCCGCGTCGAGGCGCGGATCGGCCAAACCTGCTGGCAGACCTCGGTCTTTCCCCACAAGGAAAGCGGTGGGTTCATCCTGCCGGTGAAGGCCGATGTCCGGAAACGCGAGGGCCTGTCGGAGGGCGACGCCGTGACCGTGTCGCTGTCCGTCTGA